A window of the Cicer arietinum cultivar CDC Frontier isolate Library 1 chromosome 6, Cicar.CDCFrontier_v2.0, whole genome shotgun sequence genome harbors these coding sequences:
- the LOC101495812 gene encoding serine/threonine-protein kinase UCN, whose product MESAPPSLELDLDNLKALKILGKGAMGTVFLVHNPTAATKTTTTFALKVVDKSSIHAKHDAERRAHWEIQVLSMLSHPFLPSILGTYESPQFLAWALPYCPGGDLNVLRYRQNDRVFSPSVIRFYLAEILCALDHLHSMGIAYRDLKPENVLIQSSGHVTLTDFDLSRKLNPKTVKTLISNSTSNNSNLPLPNSKLPESHRKHRRNFSRWIPHIPESSHHMKNGFNLKKTKSARVSPVSRRKLSFSNGERSNSFVGTEEYVSPEVVRGDGHEFAVDWWALGILTYEMLYGTTPFKGKNRKETFRNVLTKSPEFVGKSSKLTDLIEKLLEKDPMKRLGYTRGAAEIKEHEFFRGVHWELLTEVVRPPFIPSRDDGMGELSPEKIFNGTGGVDIRDYFQRLKLPPSLPPSPLPSSSSKFRRNVSLSEF is encoded by the coding sequence ATGGAATCAGCTCCACCGTCGTTGGAGCTGGACCTTGACAATCTTAAAGCACTCAAAATCCTAGGCAAAGGTGCCATGGGCACTGTCTTCCTCGTCCACAACCCCACCGCCGCCACCAAAACCACCACCACATTCGCTCTCAAAGTCGTTGACAAATCTTCAATCCACGCCAAGCACGACGCCGAACGCCGCGCCCATTGGGAAATCCAAGTCCTCTCCATGCTTTCCCACCCTTTTCTCCCTTCCATTCTCGGCACCTACGAATCCCCACAGTTTCTCGCGTGGGCCCTACCTTATTGTCCCGGTGGTGACCTCAATGTCCTTCGTTACCGCCAAAACGACCGCGTTTTCTCCCCTTCTGTTATCCGCTTTTATTTAGCAGAAATCCTCTGCGCTCTCGACCACCTTCATTCCATGGGCATCGCTTACCGTGACTTAAAACCCGAAAATGTCCTCATTCAAAGTTCTGGCCACGTCACCCTCACCGATTTCGACCTCTCTCGTAAACTCAACCCCAAAACCGTTAAAACCCTCATTTCTAATTCTACTTCTAATAATTCTAATTTGCCTTTACCTAATTCGAAGCTTCCAGAATCTCACCGTAAACACCGACGGAATTTCAGCCGTTGGATCCCTCACATTCCAGAATCTTCTCATCACATGAAGAATGGTTTCAACTTGAAAAAAACCAAGTCAGCACGAGTTAGCCCCGTGAGTCGAAGGAAACTCAGTTTCTCCAACGGCGAACGATCCAACTCGTTTGTTGGAACGGAAGAGTATGTCTCGCCGGAGGTTGTTCGTGGTGACGGTCACGAGTTCGCTGTTGACTGGTGGGCTCTAGGGATTCTTACGTATGAAATGTTATACGGTACGACGCCTTTTAAGGGGAAGAATCGGAAGGAAACGTTTAGAAATGTTCTGACGAAGTCGCCGGAGTTTGTTGGGAAAAGTTCAAAGTTGACGGATTTGATAGAGAAGTTGTTGGAAAAGGATCCAATGAAGCGACTGGGTTACACGCGTGGCGCTGCGGAGATTAAAGAACACGAGTTTTTCAGAGGAGTACATTGGGAATTGTTGACGGAGGTGGTCCGGCCACCGTTTATTCCGTCCAGGGATGACGGTATGGGAGAATTATCGCCGGAGAAGATTTTCAATGGTACTGGCGGTGTGGACATTAGGGATTATTTTCAACGCTTGAAACTGCCGCCGTCGTTGCCGCCGTCACCATTACCGTCATCATCTTCAAAGTTTAGGAGAAATGTTTCGCTATCGGAATTCTGA
- the LOC101496135 gene encoding uncharacterized protein isoform X2, with amino-acid sequence MYPLISIIYIKMEAFVYMILVLMLCGHATSKECTNIPTQSHTFRYELLTSKNETWKEEVMAHYHLTPTDESAWADLLPRKLLSEQHQHDWTVMYRKIKNLGVFKPPIGFLKEVPLGDVKLMEGSIHAKAQETNLEYLLMLDVDSLIWSFRKTAGLDTPGTPYEGWEGPDVELRGHFVGHYLSASALMWASTKNDTLKGKVSALIAGLSACQEKIGTGYLSAFPPEFFDRFEAIQPVWAPYYTIHKILAGLLDQYTVAGNPQALKMVTWMVDYFYNRVVNVISKYTLNRHYESLNDETGGMNDILYRLYSITGDSKHLLLAHLFDKPCFLGVLALQANDISDFHANTHIPIVVGSQMRYEVTGDPLYKEIGTFFMDIINSSHSYATGGTSVNEFWSNPKRIADNLKSTENEESCTTYNMLKVSRHLFRWTKEVSYADYYERALTNGVLSIQRGTDPGVMIYMLPLGVGVSKAKTGHSWGAPFNVFWCCYGTGIESFSKLGDSIYFEEEGNDPSLYIIQYISSSINWKSGNILLTQTVVPAASSDPYLRVTFTFSPIEKNGTLSTLNFRLPSWTHSNGAKMILNTETLSLPAPGNFASITRQWSAGDNLTLQLPLTIRTEAIKDDRPEYASVQAILYGPYLLAGHTNSNWDIKAGNKTPLADWITPIPSSYNSQLVSFSQDIENSTFVITNSNKSLTMQNLPEPGTDLALYATFRLVPKDGLDKLVVLEPIDLPGMFVTHQGADKPLIIVDSSHGDPAVFLVEPGLDGRKETISLESQSHSKCYVHSGLNSGTGLKLRCMPDSEASFNQAASFVAEKGLRQYDPISFVAKGAKQNFLLEPLFNFRDEHYTVYFNIQE; translated from the exons ATGTATCCTCTCATTTCTATCATCTATAT AAAAATGGAGGCTTTTGTGTATATGATTCTGGTTCTTATGTTGTGTGGTCATGCTACTAGCAAAGAATGCACAAACATTCCGACGCAATCGCATACGTTTCGATACGAGCTTTTGACATCAAAGAATGAAACATGGAAGGAAGAGGTGATGGCTCATTATCATTTGACACCAACTGATGAATCAGCTTGGGCAGATTTGTTACCAAGGAAGTTGTTATCAGAACAACACCAACATGATTGGACTGTTATGTATAGGAAAATTAAGAATTTGGGTGTGTTTAAGCCACCTATAGGATTTCTCAAAGAAGTGCCTCTTGGGGATGTGAAGTTAATGGAAGGTTCCATTCATGCTAAGGCACAAGAGACTAATTTGGAGTATTTGTTGATGTTAGATGTTGATAGCTTGATTTGGAGCTTTAGGAAAACAGCTGGTTTAGATACTCCTGGGACACCTTATGAAGGATGGGAGGGTCCAGATGTTGAACTCCGAGGTCAttttgttg GGCATTACTTGAGTGCATCAGCTCTAATGTGGGCGAGCACAAAGAATGATACCCTAAAGGGGAAAGTTTCAGCTCTAATTGCCGGTCTATCTGCCTGTCAGGAGAAAATTGGAACAGGATATCTCTCGGCATTTCCACCTGAGTTTTTCGACCGATTTGAAGCTATTCAACCTGTGTGGGCTCCCTATTACACAATTCACAAG ATCTTGGCTGGCTTGTTGGATCAATATACTGTAGCCGGAAACCCTCAAGCTCTCAAAATGGTGACATGGATGGTTGATTACTTTTACAACCGAGTGGTGAATGTAATATCAAAGTACACTCTAAATAGACACTATGAATCACTGAATGACGAAACTGGAGGAATGAATGATATACTTTACAGATTATATAGCATAACG GGCGATTCAAAGCATCTATTGTTGGCGCACCTTTTCGACAAGCCATGCTTTTTAGGGGTGCTTGCTTTACAG GCTAATGACATATCTGATTTTCATGCTAATACACATATCCCAATTGTTGTTGGATCTCAAATGCGGTATGAAGTCACGGGTGATCCACTTTATAAG GAAATTGGGACATTCTTTATGGATATTATAAACTCTTCCCACAGCTATGCAACTGGAGGGACATCAGTCAATGAGTTCTG GAGTAATCCAAAGCGAATAGCAGACAACCTAAAATCAACAGAGAATGAAGAATCATGCACAACTTATAATATGTTGAAG GTTTCACGGCACCTGTTCAGATGGACCAAAGAAGTCTCTTATGCAGATTATTACGAGCGCGCCTTAACGAATGGTGTACTCAGCATTCAAAGAGGAACAGACCCTGGAGTGATGATTTATATGCTTCCACTAGGTGTTGGAGTTTCCAAAGCTAAAACTGGACATAGTTGGGGAGCACCATTTAACGTTTTCTGGTGCTGCTATGGAACAG GAATTGAATCATTTTCAAAGCTGGGAGATTCTATCTATTTTGAAGAGGAAGGGAATGATCCTAGTCTATACATCATTCAATACATATCAAGCTCAATTAATTGGAAATCTGGGAATATTTTGCTCACTCAGACAGTTGTTCCAGCTGCTTCATCGGATCCTTACCTACGAGTTACATTTACCTTTTCTCCTATTGAG AAAAATGGAACTTTGTCAACATTGAACTTTCGACTACCATCTTGGACTCACTCCAATGGTGCCAAGATGATATTGAATACTGAAACTTTATCTCTGCCAGCTCCAG GGAACTTTGCGTCAATCACACGACAGTGGAGCGCTGGTGACAATCTGACACTTCAGTTGCCTCTTACCATCAGAACCGAAGCGATAAAAG ATGACAGACCTGAATATGCATCAGTTCAAGCAATTCTTTACGGGCCATATCTTCTTGCCGGTCATACTAACAGCAATTGGGACATTAAAGCTGGGAATAAAACACCTCTTGCTGACTGGATTACTCCAATTCCTTCCAGTTACAATAGTCAATTAGTTTCATTTTCTCAAGACATtgagaattcaacttttgttatAACAAACTCAAATAAATCACTTACAATGCAAAACTTACCCGAACCTGGCACTGATTTAGCTCTTTATGCTACCTTTAGACTTGTCCCAAAAGACGGTCTTGATAAATTAGTGGTGTTAGAACCAATTGATCTTCCTGGAATGTTTGTAACTCACCAAGGAGCAGACAAACCTCTTATCATTGTAGATTCTTCACATGGTGACCCTGCTGTTTTTCTAGTGGAACCGGGATTGGATGGACGAAAAGAAACCATATCTTTAGAATCACAAAGCCATAGTAAGTGTTACGTGCATAGCGGTTTGAACTCTGGTACAGGTCTTAAGCTCAGGTGCATGCCTGATTCTGAAGCTAGTTTTAACCAAGCAGCAAGTTTTGTTGCTGAGAAAGGATTAAGACAATACGATCCTATCAGTTTTGTAGCTAAAGGTGCAAAACAGAATTTTCTTTTAGAGCCATTGTTCAACTTCAGAGATGAGCACTATACAGTTTATTTCAACATCCAAGAATGA
- the LOC101496135 gene encoding uncharacterized protein isoform X1 yields MLLCVTFLKMEAFVYMILVLMLCGHATSKECTNIPTQSHTFRYELLTSKNETWKEEVMAHYHLTPTDESAWADLLPRKLLSEQHQHDWTVMYRKIKNLGVFKPPIGFLKEVPLGDVKLMEGSIHAKAQETNLEYLLMLDVDSLIWSFRKTAGLDTPGTPYEGWEGPDVELRGHFVGHYLSASALMWASTKNDTLKGKVSALIAGLSACQEKIGTGYLSAFPPEFFDRFEAIQPVWAPYYTIHKILAGLLDQYTVAGNPQALKMVTWMVDYFYNRVVNVISKYTLNRHYESLNDETGGMNDILYRLYSITGDSKHLLLAHLFDKPCFLGVLALQANDISDFHANTHIPIVVGSQMRYEVTGDPLYKEIGTFFMDIINSSHSYATGGTSVNEFWSNPKRIADNLKSTENEESCTTYNMLKVSRHLFRWTKEVSYADYYERALTNGVLSIQRGTDPGVMIYMLPLGVGVSKAKTGHSWGAPFNVFWCCYGTGIESFSKLGDSIYFEEEGNDPSLYIIQYISSSINWKSGNILLTQTVVPAASSDPYLRVTFTFSPIEKNGTLSTLNFRLPSWTHSNGAKMILNTETLSLPAPGNFASITRQWSAGDNLTLQLPLTIRTEAIKDDRPEYASVQAILYGPYLLAGHTNSNWDIKAGNKTPLADWITPIPSSYNSQLVSFSQDIENSTFVITNSNKSLTMQNLPEPGTDLALYATFRLVPKDGLDKLVVLEPIDLPGMFVTHQGADKPLIIVDSSHGDPAVFLVEPGLDGRKETISLESQSHSKCYVHSGLNSGTGLKLRCMPDSEASFNQAASFVAEKGLRQYDPISFVAKGAKQNFLLEPLFNFRDEHYTVYFNIQE; encoded by the exons ATGTTATTATGCGTGACTTTCTT AAAAATGGAGGCTTTTGTGTATATGATTCTGGTTCTTATGTTGTGTGGTCATGCTACTAGCAAAGAATGCACAAACATTCCGACGCAATCGCATACGTTTCGATACGAGCTTTTGACATCAAAGAATGAAACATGGAAGGAAGAGGTGATGGCTCATTATCATTTGACACCAACTGATGAATCAGCTTGGGCAGATTTGTTACCAAGGAAGTTGTTATCAGAACAACACCAACATGATTGGACTGTTATGTATAGGAAAATTAAGAATTTGGGTGTGTTTAAGCCACCTATAGGATTTCTCAAAGAAGTGCCTCTTGGGGATGTGAAGTTAATGGAAGGTTCCATTCATGCTAAGGCACAAGAGACTAATTTGGAGTATTTGTTGATGTTAGATGTTGATAGCTTGATTTGGAGCTTTAGGAAAACAGCTGGTTTAGATACTCCTGGGACACCTTATGAAGGATGGGAGGGTCCAGATGTTGAACTCCGAGGTCAttttgttg GGCATTACTTGAGTGCATCAGCTCTAATGTGGGCGAGCACAAAGAATGATACCCTAAAGGGGAAAGTTTCAGCTCTAATTGCCGGTCTATCTGCCTGTCAGGAGAAAATTGGAACAGGATATCTCTCGGCATTTCCACCTGAGTTTTTCGACCGATTTGAAGCTATTCAACCTGTGTGGGCTCCCTATTACACAATTCACAAG ATCTTGGCTGGCTTGTTGGATCAATATACTGTAGCCGGAAACCCTCAAGCTCTCAAAATGGTGACATGGATGGTTGATTACTTTTACAACCGAGTGGTGAATGTAATATCAAAGTACACTCTAAATAGACACTATGAATCACTGAATGACGAAACTGGAGGAATGAATGATATACTTTACAGATTATATAGCATAACG GGCGATTCAAAGCATCTATTGTTGGCGCACCTTTTCGACAAGCCATGCTTTTTAGGGGTGCTTGCTTTACAG GCTAATGACATATCTGATTTTCATGCTAATACACATATCCCAATTGTTGTTGGATCTCAAATGCGGTATGAAGTCACGGGTGATCCACTTTATAAG GAAATTGGGACATTCTTTATGGATATTATAAACTCTTCCCACAGCTATGCAACTGGAGGGACATCAGTCAATGAGTTCTG GAGTAATCCAAAGCGAATAGCAGACAACCTAAAATCAACAGAGAATGAAGAATCATGCACAACTTATAATATGTTGAAG GTTTCACGGCACCTGTTCAGATGGACCAAAGAAGTCTCTTATGCAGATTATTACGAGCGCGCCTTAACGAATGGTGTACTCAGCATTCAAAGAGGAACAGACCCTGGAGTGATGATTTATATGCTTCCACTAGGTGTTGGAGTTTCCAAAGCTAAAACTGGACATAGTTGGGGAGCACCATTTAACGTTTTCTGGTGCTGCTATGGAACAG GAATTGAATCATTTTCAAAGCTGGGAGATTCTATCTATTTTGAAGAGGAAGGGAATGATCCTAGTCTATACATCATTCAATACATATCAAGCTCAATTAATTGGAAATCTGGGAATATTTTGCTCACTCAGACAGTTGTTCCAGCTGCTTCATCGGATCCTTACCTACGAGTTACATTTACCTTTTCTCCTATTGAG AAAAATGGAACTTTGTCAACATTGAACTTTCGACTACCATCTTGGACTCACTCCAATGGTGCCAAGATGATATTGAATACTGAAACTTTATCTCTGCCAGCTCCAG GGAACTTTGCGTCAATCACACGACAGTGGAGCGCTGGTGACAATCTGACACTTCAGTTGCCTCTTACCATCAGAACCGAAGCGATAAAAG ATGACAGACCTGAATATGCATCAGTTCAAGCAATTCTTTACGGGCCATATCTTCTTGCCGGTCATACTAACAGCAATTGGGACATTAAAGCTGGGAATAAAACACCTCTTGCTGACTGGATTACTCCAATTCCTTCCAGTTACAATAGTCAATTAGTTTCATTTTCTCAAGACATtgagaattcaacttttgttatAACAAACTCAAATAAATCACTTACAATGCAAAACTTACCCGAACCTGGCACTGATTTAGCTCTTTATGCTACCTTTAGACTTGTCCCAAAAGACGGTCTTGATAAATTAGTGGTGTTAGAACCAATTGATCTTCCTGGAATGTTTGTAACTCACCAAGGAGCAGACAAACCTCTTATCATTGTAGATTCTTCACATGGTGACCCTGCTGTTTTTCTAGTGGAACCGGGATTGGATGGACGAAAAGAAACCATATCTTTAGAATCACAAAGCCATAGTAAGTGTTACGTGCATAGCGGTTTGAACTCTGGTACAGGTCTTAAGCTCAGGTGCATGCCTGATTCTGAAGCTAGTTTTAACCAAGCAGCAAGTTTTGTTGCTGAGAAAGGATTAAGACAATACGATCCTATCAGTTTTGTAGCTAAAGGTGCAAAACAGAATTTTCTTTTAGAGCCATTGTTCAACTTCAGAGATGAGCACTATACAGTTTATTTCAACATCCAAGAATGA
- the LOC101496135 gene encoding uncharacterized protein isoform X3 — MEAFVYMILVLMLCGHATSKECTNIPTQSHTFRYELLTSKNETWKEEVMAHYHLTPTDESAWADLLPRKLLSEQHQHDWTVMYRKIKNLGVFKPPIGFLKEVPLGDVKLMEGSIHAKAQETNLEYLLMLDVDSLIWSFRKTAGLDTPGTPYEGWEGPDVELRGHFVGHYLSASALMWASTKNDTLKGKVSALIAGLSACQEKIGTGYLSAFPPEFFDRFEAIQPVWAPYYTIHKILAGLLDQYTVAGNPQALKMVTWMVDYFYNRVVNVISKYTLNRHYESLNDETGGMNDILYRLYSITGDSKHLLLAHLFDKPCFLGVLALQANDISDFHANTHIPIVVGSQMRYEVTGDPLYKEIGTFFMDIINSSHSYATGGTSVNEFWSNPKRIADNLKSTENEESCTTYNMLKVSRHLFRWTKEVSYADYYERALTNGVLSIQRGTDPGVMIYMLPLGVGVSKAKTGHSWGAPFNVFWCCYGTGIESFSKLGDSIYFEEEGNDPSLYIIQYISSSINWKSGNILLTQTVVPAASSDPYLRVTFTFSPIEKNGTLSTLNFRLPSWTHSNGAKMILNTETLSLPAPGNFASITRQWSAGDNLTLQLPLTIRTEAIKDDRPEYASVQAILYGPYLLAGHTNSNWDIKAGNKTPLADWITPIPSSYNSQLVSFSQDIENSTFVITNSNKSLTMQNLPEPGTDLALYATFRLVPKDGLDKLVVLEPIDLPGMFVTHQGADKPLIIVDSSHGDPAVFLVEPGLDGRKETISLESQSHSKCYVHSGLNSGTGLKLRCMPDSEASFNQAASFVAEKGLRQYDPISFVAKGAKQNFLLEPLFNFRDEHYTVYFNIQE, encoded by the exons ATGGAGGCTTTTGTGTATATGATTCTGGTTCTTATGTTGTGTGGTCATGCTACTAGCAAAGAATGCACAAACATTCCGACGCAATCGCATACGTTTCGATACGAGCTTTTGACATCAAAGAATGAAACATGGAAGGAAGAGGTGATGGCTCATTATCATTTGACACCAACTGATGAATCAGCTTGGGCAGATTTGTTACCAAGGAAGTTGTTATCAGAACAACACCAACATGATTGGACTGTTATGTATAGGAAAATTAAGAATTTGGGTGTGTTTAAGCCACCTATAGGATTTCTCAAAGAAGTGCCTCTTGGGGATGTGAAGTTAATGGAAGGTTCCATTCATGCTAAGGCACAAGAGACTAATTTGGAGTATTTGTTGATGTTAGATGTTGATAGCTTGATTTGGAGCTTTAGGAAAACAGCTGGTTTAGATACTCCTGGGACACCTTATGAAGGATGGGAGGGTCCAGATGTTGAACTCCGAGGTCAttttgttg GGCATTACTTGAGTGCATCAGCTCTAATGTGGGCGAGCACAAAGAATGATACCCTAAAGGGGAAAGTTTCAGCTCTAATTGCCGGTCTATCTGCCTGTCAGGAGAAAATTGGAACAGGATATCTCTCGGCATTTCCACCTGAGTTTTTCGACCGATTTGAAGCTATTCAACCTGTGTGGGCTCCCTATTACACAATTCACAAG ATCTTGGCTGGCTTGTTGGATCAATATACTGTAGCCGGAAACCCTCAAGCTCTCAAAATGGTGACATGGATGGTTGATTACTTTTACAACCGAGTGGTGAATGTAATATCAAAGTACACTCTAAATAGACACTATGAATCACTGAATGACGAAACTGGAGGAATGAATGATATACTTTACAGATTATATAGCATAACG GGCGATTCAAAGCATCTATTGTTGGCGCACCTTTTCGACAAGCCATGCTTTTTAGGGGTGCTTGCTTTACAG GCTAATGACATATCTGATTTTCATGCTAATACACATATCCCAATTGTTGTTGGATCTCAAATGCGGTATGAAGTCACGGGTGATCCACTTTATAAG GAAATTGGGACATTCTTTATGGATATTATAAACTCTTCCCACAGCTATGCAACTGGAGGGACATCAGTCAATGAGTTCTG GAGTAATCCAAAGCGAATAGCAGACAACCTAAAATCAACAGAGAATGAAGAATCATGCACAACTTATAATATGTTGAAG GTTTCACGGCACCTGTTCAGATGGACCAAAGAAGTCTCTTATGCAGATTATTACGAGCGCGCCTTAACGAATGGTGTACTCAGCATTCAAAGAGGAACAGACCCTGGAGTGATGATTTATATGCTTCCACTAGGTGTTGGAGTTTCCAAAGCTAAAACTGGACATAGTTGGGGAGCACCATTTAACGTTTTCTGGTGCTGCTATGGAACAG GAATTGAATCATTTTCAAAGCTGGGAGATTCTATCTATTTTGAAGAGGAAGGGAATGATCCTAGTCTATACATCATTCAATACATATCAAGCTCAATTAATTGGAAATCTGGGAATATTTTGCTCACTCAGACAGTTGTTCCAGCTGCTTCATCGGATCCTTACCTACGAGTTACATTTACCTTTTCTCCTATTGAG AAAAATGGAACTTTGTCAACATTGAACTTTCGACTACCATCTTGGACTCACTCCAATGGTGCCAAGATGATATTGAATACTGAAACTTTATCTCTGCCAGCTCCAG GGAACTTTGCGTCAATCACACGACAGTGGAGCGCTGGTGACAATCTGACACTTCAGTTGCCTCTTACCATCAGAACCGAAGCGATAAAAG ATGACAGACCTGAATATGCATCAGTTCAAGCAATTCTTTACGGGCCATATCTTCTTGCCGGTCATACTAACAGCAATTGGGACATTAAAGCTGGGAATAAAACACCTCTTGCTGACTGGATTACTCCAATTCCTTCCAGTTACAATAGTCAATTAGTTTCATTTTCTCAAGACATtgagaattcaacttttgttatAACAAACTCAAATAAATCACTTACAATGCAAAACTTACCCGAACCTGGCACTGATTTAGCTCTTTATGCTACCTTTAGACTTGTCCCAAAAGACGGTCTTGATAAATTAGTGGTGTTAGAACCAATTGATCTTCCTGGAATGTTTGTAACTCACCAAGGAGCAGACAAACCTCTTATCATTGTAGATTCTTCACATGGTGACCCTGCTGTTTTTCTAGTGGAACCGGGATTGGATGGACGAAAAGAAACCATATCTTTAGAATCACAAAGCCATAGTAAGTGTTACGTGCATAGCGGTTTGAACTCTGGTACAGGTCTTAAGCTCAGGTGCATGCCTGATTCTGAAGCTAGTTTTAACCAAGCAGCAAGTTTTGTTGCTGAGAAAGGATTAAGACAATACGATCCTATCAGTTTTGTAGCTAAAGGTGCAAAACAGAATTTTCTTTTAGAGCCATTGTTCAACTTCAGAGATGAGCACTATACAGTTTATTTCAACATCCAAGAATGA